From Chryseobacterium salivictor, a single genomic window includes:
- a CDS encoding DUF2062 domain-containing protein, which translates to MKKFIHNTIQSQKVFYRYFRKKGLKRFLKENVLESTGSNETKAKSIALGVFIGLSPFWGLHSFLAVTLSVYFKLNKLLTFMSAQVTFPPLIPLIIFLSMMAGGPFVSNTTSLENQSFDFEFIKNNLTQYIIGSFILSVGCAVILGFLSYFILERFNPQSKNDVKKT; encoded by the coding sequence TTGAAAAAATTCATTCACAATACCATTCAAAGTCAAAAGGTTTTCTACCGCTATTTCCGCAAAAAAGGACTCAAAAGATTCTTAAAGGAGAATGTTTTAGAAAGCACCGGCAGCAATGAAACCAAAGCAAAATCGATTGCCTTGGGCGTTTTTATTGGGCTTTCGCCATTTTGGGGTCTGCATTCTTTTCTGGCAGTTACTTTATCTGTGTATTTTAAACTGAACAAGCTTTTGACTTTTATGTCCGCACAGGTTACCTTTCCTCCTTTGATTCCGTTAATCATATTTTTATCAATGATGGCGGGCGGTCCTTTTGTGAGCAATACCACGAGTTTAGAAAATCAAAGTTTCGATTTTGAATTCATCAAAAATAATTTAACACAATATATTATAGGGAGCTTTATTTTATCGGTAGGCTGTGCTGTGATTCTCGGCTTTCTGTCTTATTTCATTCTTGAAAGATTTAATCCGCAGTCAAAAAATGACGTAAAAAAAACTTAA
- the topA gene encoding type I DNA topoisomerase — protein sequence MSKNLVIVESPAKAKTIQKYLGKDFEVKSSFGHIRDLPKKGMGIDLETFTPDYEVSADKKKLVTELKAAVKKADIVWLASDEDREGEAIAWHLAQELKLKDDNTRRIVFHEITKNAILKAIENPRAIDQNLVNAQQARRILDRIVGFEMSPVLWKKVKTGLSAGRVQSVAVRLVVERELEIRGFQPKSTFKLEGIFLNNAKQEITAKLKKDFVQEKEAEDFLNQCQNTDFKVLNVETKPGTRTASAPFTTSTLQQEASNRLGYGVTATMRVAQRLYEEGYITYMRTDSVNLSQEAINGAKAQILSEYGEEYSNPRNYTTKSATAQEAHEAIRPTDFSVKTIGDVQLNKLYQLIYKRTLASQMANAKIEKTVIEIGNSKLPQHFEAQGEVIIFDGFLKAYGIVKAEDDDEENNEKLLPKVSVGEALEYKKIEATEKFSRPSARYTEAGLVKKLEELGIGRPSTYAPTIQTIQNREYVDKREIIPQEREIMKMTLGKTNLKKEVLTEKFGGDKNKFVPTDIGEVVNEFLTQNFAEILDYGFTAKVEQDFDLIANGEEKWKDVLQGFYKDFHPRIADVEENADRANGERILGVDPKSGKNVLTRIGRFGPMVQIGEQDDEEKPIFASLMATQNIATITLEEALELFKIPFDLNDFEGQTVTIGVGRFGPYVKWGDAFISIPKGEDALSVTQERAEEIINEKKLADAPIATYKGEPVTKGTGRFGPFIKFQSMFINVPKRYDFENLSQSDINELIEAKLEKEANRYIQQWEAEKISIENARWGPIVKLGKNIFKIPKNKKDEKFTAEELAEVSLEEVKSWITAQDKNAFKEKPKKAAAKKPAAKKTPVKKAAPKKK from the coding sequence ATGTCAAAAAATTTAGTGATTGTAGAATCACCGGCAAAAGCCAAAACGATTCAAAAATATTTAGGGAAAGATTTCGAGGTGAAATCAAGTTTCGGTCATATCCGGGATTTGCCTAAAAAAGGAATGGGAATCGACCTGGAAACTTTTACACCCGATTATGAAGTTTCTGCAGATAAAAAGAAACTGGTAACCGAACTGAAAGCCGCAGTGAAAAAAGCAGACATTGTTTGGTTGGCTTCCGATGAAGACCGCGAAGGAGAAGCTATCGCCTGGCATCTGGCGCAGGAATTAAAATTGAAGGACGATAATACCAGAAGAATTGTCTTTCATGAGATTACAAAAAATGCCATTTTAAAAGCGATTGAAAACCCCAGAGCGATCGATCAGAATTTGGTCAATGCACAGCAGGCCAGAAGAATTCTCGACAGAATTGTAGGTTTTGAAATGTCGCCGGTTCTTTGGAAAAAAGTAAAAACCGGACTTTCTGCAGGACGTGTTCAATCCGTCGCCGTGCGTTTGGTGGTAGAAAGAGAATTGGAGATCAGAGGTTTCCAGCCGAAATCTACTTTTAAACTCGAAGGTATTTTTCTTAATAACGCTAAACAGGAAATCACCGCAAAACTCAAGAAAGATTTTGTACAGGAAAAAGAAGCAGAAGATTTTTTAAATCAATGTCAAAATACGGATTTCAAAGTTTTAAATGTTGAGACAAAACCGGGAACCCGTACCGCCTCGGCACCATTTACAACGTCAACTTTACAGCAGGAAGCAAGTAATAGACTGGGTTACGGTGTAACTGCCACGATGAGAGTTGCTCAAAGATTGTACGAAGAAGGATATATTACTTATATGAGAACCGATTCCGTGAATCTTTCTCAGGAAGCGATTAACGGAGCAAAAGCGCAGATTCTTTCAGAGTATGGCGAAGAATATTCTAATCCAAGAAATTACACCACCAAATCAGCCACGGCGCAGGAAGCTCACGAAGCAATCCGTCCGACCGATTTTTCAGTGAAAACGATTGGTGATGTGCAATTGAATAAATTATACCAGTTAATCTATAAAAGAACTTTAGCATCTCAAATGGCGAATGCCAAAATCGAGAAAACAGTTATTGAAATCGGGAATTCAAAACTTCCACAGCATTTTGAAGCGCAGGGAGAAGTGATTATCTTCGATGGTTTCCTTAAAGCTTATGGCATTGTAAAAGCCGAGGATGACGATGAGGAAAACAACGAAAAATTATTGCCGAAAGTTTCTGTTGGTGAAGCTTTAGAGTATAAAAAAATAGAAGCGACCGAGAAATTCTCCCGTCCTTCAGCAAGATATACCGAGGCCGGTTTGGTTAAGAAATTAGAAGAACTCGGTATTGGAAGACCGTCAACGTATGCGCCGACCATTCAGACGATTCAGAATCGCGAATACGTGGATAAGAGAGAAATTATTCCACAGGAGCGCGAAATCATGAAGATGACTTTGGGGAAAACCAATCTTAAAAAAGAAGTGTTGACCGAAAAGTTTGGTGGAGATAAAAATAAATTTGTCCCAACCGATATTGGTGAAGTTGTGAATGAATTCCTGACCCAGAATTTTGCAGAAATCCTTGATTATGGATTTACGGCAAAAGTAGAGCAGGATTTTGACCTTATCGCAAATGGCGAAGAAAAGTGGAAAGATGTTTTACAGGGTTTTTACAAAGACTTTCATCCGAGAATTGCTGATGTAGAAGAAAATGCGGATCGTGCAAACGGTGAAAGAATTTTAGGAGTAGATCCAAAATCAGGGAAAAACGTGTTGACAAGAATCGGCAGATTTGGACCCATGGTGCAGATTGGCGAACAGGATGATGAGGAAAAACCAATTTTCGCAAGTTTGATGGCGACCCAGAATATCGCAACCATTACTTTAGAAGAAGCTTTGGAATTATTCAAAATCCCTTTTGACCTAAATGATTTCGAAGGTCAAACGGTAACGATTGGCGTCGGAAGATTTGGACCTTACGTGAAATGGGGCGATGCTTTCATCAGTATTCCTAAAGGCGAAGACGCGCTTTCTGTCACTCAGGAAAGAGCAGAGGAAATCATCAATGAAAAGAAACTCGCCGATGCACCAATTGCGACTTATAAAGGAGAACCGGTCACCAAAGGGACAGGCAGGTTCGGGCCTTTTATTAAATTTCAATCAATGTTCATCAATGTTCCCAAGCGCTATGATTTTGAAAATCTTTCGCAAAGTGATATTAATGAATTGATTGAAGCCAAGTTGGAAAAAGAAGCGAACCGCTATATTCAGCAGTGGGAAGCAGAAAAAATTTCTATAGAAAATGCGAGATGGGGTCCTATTGTAAAACTTGGAAAAAACATTTTTAAAATTCCTAAAAATAAAAAAGACGAAAAATTTACTGCCGAAGAACTGGCCGAAGTTTCTTTGGAAGAAGTGAAAAGCTGGATTACCGCTCAGGATAAAAATGCTTTTAAAGAGAAACCTAAAAAAGCGGCTGCGAAGAAACCTGCTGCTAAAAAAACTCCTGTAAAAAAAGCAGCACCGAAAAAGAAATAA
- a CDS encoding arginase family protein — MNLEDILLPPKAVKTEKWQLGNIISNEIQENGIVLIFCSDYRGIENGTAEILDFRQVRKELYQLSKLDFEVPVCDLGDLISGRSHQDTHYVLQEVLSVCHQKNAIPVVVGGSNDLTFTLFSALSFHQKNSSYTQISNLISLANDGEELTEKNFLSKILSSKTFDIKNYHHLGYQKHLNEMDSVKLMKEVEFDVVRLAELMNSTEKTEPFFRRADLVTLNCDAVESMGDGFSVNPQVNGLNKREICAYMKETGLSQNLKSAGIFNYNANSRYFLNHQLLAQMIWHLIEGINIQKSHPVERSFETFWLMIDDRKYAFQRETFSDLWYFGDEEKEENLIPCSLSDYEAAKRGFINPRFLRN; from the coding sequence ATGAACCTCGAAGACATTCTCCTTCCGCCTAAAGCAGTGAAAACCGAAAAATGGCAACTCGGAAACATTATTTCCAATGAAATACAAGAAAACGGGATCGTGCTTATTTTTTGCTCAGATTACCGCGGAATTGAAAATGGCACAGCAGAAATTCTCGATTTTAGACAGGTGAGAAAAGAACTCTATCAATTGTCGAAATTAGATTTTGAAGTTCCGGTTTGTGATTTGGGAGATCTGATTTCCGGAAGGTCTCATCAGGATACGCATTATGTTTTGCAGGAAGTTTTGTCGGTGTGTCATCAAAAAAATGCGATTCCGGTTGTTGTTGGCGGCAGCAATGATCTGACTTTTACGCTTTTTTCTGCCTTGAGTTTTCATCAGAAAAACAGTAGTTATACTCAGATTTCCAATCTTATTTCCTTGGCAAATGATGGTGAAGAGTTGACAGAGAAAAATTTTCTTTCTAAAATTTTAAGTTCCAAAACTTTCGATATTAAAAATTACCACCATCTTGGTTATCAGAAACACCTGAATGAAATGGATTCGGTGAAACTGATGAAAGAAGTAGAGTTCGATGTCGTGCGTTTGGCGGAATTAATGAACAGTACCGAAAAAACAGAGCCGTTTTTCCGCCGTGCAGATTTGGTGACTTTAAACTGTGACGCGGTAGAAAGTATGGGCGATGGTTTTTCTGTAAATCCGCAAGTCAACGGTTTAAATAAAAGAGAAATCTGCGCTTATATGAAAGAAACCGGTCTGAGCCAGAACTTAAAATCTGCAGGAATCTTTAATTATAATGCCAATTCACGGTACTTTCTGAATCATCAGCTTTTAGCACAAATGATTTGGCACCTCATCGAAGGAATTAATATTCAGAAATCTCATCCGGTTGAAAGATCATTTGAAACCTTTTGGCTGATGATCGATGACCGGAAATATGCTTTCCAGCGGGAGACCTTCAGCGATCTGTGGTATTTCGGTGATGAGGAGAAAGAAGAAAATTTAATTCCGTGCTCGCTGTCGGATTATGAAGCCGCAAAAAGAGGATTCATAAATCCCCGTTTTCTGAGAAATTAA
- a CDS encoding sensor histidine kinase produces MSQVFNTIIERDTYGSILYAVLGGLLLLSIYHLVLFFQNRDKSYLLYSFYTFFSFLAYIPVAEGGFLFDLSKYFNLDFRSKQFFTIIFNCLYFLFFVQFLRVKKRSKKWHNIIVYPVFILITIATVTFLILKFGISDFYFDSFKGIFPYLIAVHTIISFYILTKVKNKLKYYIIFGGIMLFICSILGERSVREFPFLNLTVRMGDFIYFAGLVVENIAFSFALGHRQRMNYHEKVAYNRNLISEMKKNEELKDKINLQHQKRLLAENDRIKYQQEISALKLSILQNQMNPHFIFNALNSIKYYILEHDTENAVNYLTKFSQIIRTILVSSTVKEFTLDQELHTIKVYVDIENLRFTKKIDFNIVIDEQINSEKIKLPPMVLQTFIENAILHGVATLDHKKITIDVLRKNQHLEIRISDNGVGRKEAAKNRSRRNNSSKSLGTKIADEMLKNYFGPESYKIKYYDLHKNDQPTGTMVVLEIPIP; encoded by the coding sequence ATGTCACAAGTATTCAACACTATTATTGAGCGAGATACTTATGGCAGCATATTATATGCTGTTCTCGGCGGATTGCTTTTACTATCTATTTATCATTTGGTGCTTTTTTTTCAAAACCGGGATAAATCTTATCTTCTTTACAGTTTCTACACTTTTTTTTCATTTTTAGCTTATATTCCGGTTGCCGAAGGTGGCTTTCTGTTTGACCTTTCCAAATATTTCAATCTTGATTTCCGGTCGAAACAGTTTTTCACCATCATTTTCAACTGTCTTTATTTTTTGTTTTTCGTTCAGTTTTTGAGGGTGAAAAAGCGGAGTAAAAAATGGCATAACATCATTGTTTATCCTGTTTTTATTTTAATAACGATCGCGACGGTTACTTTTCTTATCCTGAAGTTTGGCATTTCAGATTTTTATTTTGATTCTTTTAAAGGAATATTTCCTTATTTAATAGCCGTTCACACAATAATTTCCTTTTATATTCTCACCAAGGTTAAAAATAAACTTAAATATTATATTATTTTTGGTGGAATTATGCTATTCATCTGCTCTATTTTGGGAGAACGTTCGGTTCGGGAATTCCCTTTTTTAAATTTAACGGTAAGAATGGGTGACTTCATTTATTTTGCCGGGTTGGTTGTTGAAAATATTGCTTTTTCATTTGCCTTGGGACACAGGCAAAGAATGAACTATCACGAGAAAGTTGCTTATAACAGAAACCTGATTTCGGAAATGAAGAAAAATGAAGAGCTGAAGGATAAAATAAATCTGCAGCATCAGAAGAGACTTTTAGCAGAAAATGACCGCATCAAATACCAGCAGGAAATTTCTGCCCTGAAACTTTCTATTCTGCAAAATCAGATGAACCCTCACTTTATTTTCAATGCTCTTAATTCAATAAAATATTACATTTTAGAGCATGACACCGAAAATGCAGTGAATTACCTCACCAAGTTTTCGCAAATCATCCGGACGATTTTGGTTTCTTCCACCGTGAAAGAGTTTACTTTAGATCAGGAGTTGCACACGATTAAAGTGTATGTAGATATTGAAAATTTAAGATTTACCAAAAAAATTGACTTCAATATCGTCATTGATGAACAAATAAATTCGGAAAAAATAAAACTTCCGCCAATGGTTTTGCAGACGTTCATTGAAAACGCGATTTTACATGGTGTTGCCACGCTGGACCATAAAAAAATCACTATCGATGTTTTGCGCAAAAACCAACATCTCGAAATCCGAATCAGTGATAACGGAGTTGGCAGAAAAGAAGCGGCAAAAAACCGAAGCCGCCGTAACAATTCGAGTAAATCATTAGGAACTAAAATAGCCGATGAAATGCTGAAAAACTATTTCGGACCTGAATCATATAAAATCAAATACTACGATTTGCACAAAAATGATCAACCCACAGGAACCATGGTGGTTTTAGAAATTCCCATTCCATAA
- a CDS encoding T9SS type A sorting domain-containing protein, whose protein sequence is MIKYQLIIYCFFASFLYSQTSNGAKAPNSYIYDVDLADANNYGGIKIPVLKAYEMWANYEYLKTNGAPSPIPAGVQTASLYWEDVPGLVENLSIESGSKPSDSKIIVEINKGKGKGNAVVAFKVNGTIYWSWHIWVTDNPENGVAYTQGFETDIDGKLITVQYMDRNLGAASNSFLDNQWQKSGGLMYEWGRKDPFPPLVYKDANFYEISGEVGVLKHPGIDPVNTIPIAVRPFDEIEKNIQYSVNNPITYIVNTDANGNWFSSSRYKVAGASPDYKTWDLWSDNAKGGNSNASSSDTALKKESSSYELKSELDPCPNGWRIPSYYGRETMNNNLSFFGRKNSGANDDIDVAARQISPNAVNARLDGVKVYPGLGMDFSNAQGGVRNLGLVPVSGGYVYYPNSVSPDAPVGIVFQDNAANGGIWSATYAYDGARLFSMISDPMRSTTSVGLHEIFVNQTNPTKSGNAVKCMRDPNLSKIGDFATQYYISQKEDYRVGLDDPNSYIIINERNIEIPVNKAFSVYNQYLSDHGTLPTDNLQAKVLWTTNKNLISEVTLKPNPADLRNSVIAVNTVPGETGNAVISLHNGDVNSPALWSWHIWATNDDPTAKPITYLTETPAPTSYNFVNPTASKSPPMLTVFMDRNLGAESNALESGKANGLHYQWGRKDPLPLFQEGNPKVIYTSSGNGTNLKPGDAFKGMLLSFNETGADDYLNAQTVAYENYGSKNARKHKKVAENILYSVQNPLRFLYHSGTGKIYDGGNHYSNDLTKVRDWVSDERAAADNRWGHADKKSPFDPCPEGWRVPDVTLTNLYTGSKGNSPWFNGYQKDAYGKAGVIQDQWHDIANYYSGTVAGNNGWKFENALFPIGNFPKDGIRGELGENKISFDRSGVWTASMADYNTGYALAMQFQGTKMQTGTAVYPQAGMSVRCAKDEKRLLGVPTSHVNGGAVLNSEEVVIPTDSKPVDLYPNPFKDQFTINSKDAQFVELYDLSGKLVLKTKVENGSVIARNLLNGIYIVKIIMKDQSFITKKIIKQ, encoded by the coding sequence ATGATTAAATATCAATTAATAATTTATTGTTTTTTCGCAAGTTTTCTCTATTCGCAAACTTCTAATGGAGCAAAGGCACCCAATAGTTACATTTACGATGTAGATCTTGCAGATGCCAATAATTACGGCGGTATAAAAATTCCCGTTTTAAAGGCCTATGAAATGTGGGCTAATTACGAATATTTAAAAACGAATGGCGCTCCAAGTCCGATCCCCGCAGGAGTGCAAACCGCTTCTCTGTATTGGGAAGACGTGCCCGGATTGGTGGAGAATTTAAGTATTGAAAGTGGCTCAAAACCGTCTGATTCGAAAATTATTGTAGAAATAAATAAAGGAAAAGGCAAGGGGAATGCAGTGGTCGCTTTCAAAGTGAATGGGACCATTTACTGGAGCTGGCATATCTGGGTAACCGATAATCCGGAAAACGGAGTGGCCTATACCCAGGGATTTGAAACTGATATTGACGGAAAACTGATTACTGTTCAGTATATGGATCGTAATCTGGGTGCAGCCAGCAACAGTTTTTTAGACAATCAATGGCAAAAGTCGGGTGGATTAATGTATGAATGGGGAAGGAAGGATCCTTTTCCACCGCTGGTGTACAAAGACGCCAACTTCTACGAAATTTCCGGGGAAGTAGGTGTTTTAAAACACCCCGGCATCGATCCGGTGAATACAATTCCGATTGCGGTGAGGCCATTTGATGAAATTGAAAAAAACATTCAATATTCAGTAAATAATCCCATTACCTATATCGTGAATACTGATGCGAATGGCAACTGGTTTTCCAGCAGCAGATATAAAGTTGCGGGAGCAAGTCCTGATTATAAGACCTGGGATTTGTGGTCAGACAATGCAAAAGGCGGAAACAGCAATGCAAGCAGTTCTGATACCGCTTTAAAAAAGGAAAGCAGTTCCTACGAATTAAAATCAGAATTGGATCCCTGTCCCAATGGCTGGAGAATTCCGTCTTATTATGGAAGGGAAACAATGAATAATAATTTGTCTTTTTTCGGAAGAAAAAACAGCGGTGCAAATGATGACATAGATGTGGCTGCGAGACAAATTTCTCCAAATGCTGTTAATGCCCGATTAGATGGTGTTAAAGTGTATCCTGGTTTAGGAATGGATTTCAGCAACGCGCAGGGTGGAGTGCGGAATTTAGGACTTGTGCCGGTTTCAGGCGGCTATGTTTATTATCCCAATTCGGTCTCGCCTGATGCACCTGTAGGGATTGTGTTTCAGGATAATGCCGCAAACGGAGGAATCTGGAGTGCGACTTATGCTTACGATGGAGCAAGATTATTTTCTATGATCTCGGATCCGATGCGCAGCACCACTTCTGTGGGTCTTCATGAGATTTTTGTGAATCAGACCAATCCTACAAAATCCGGAAATGCCGTAAAATGTATGAGAGATCCCAATCTTTCAAAAATCGGTGATTTTGCCACCCAATATTATATCTCCCAAAAAGAAGACTACCGCGTAGGATTGGATGATCCGAACTCATACATCATTATTAATGAAAGAAATATAGAGATTCCTGTTAATAAAGCATTTTCTGTTTATAACCAATATCTTTCTGACCACGGAACTTTACCGACGGACAATTTACAGGCGAAAGTACTTTGGACCACTAATAAAAATTTAATTTCCGAAGTTACACTTAAACCCAATCCGGCAGATTTAAGAAACTCGGTGATTGCGGTAAATACAGTGCCTGGCGAAACCGGAAACGCGGTAATCTCTCTTCATAACGGTGATGTAAACAGTCCTGCACTTTGGAGTTGGCATATTTGGGCTACCAACGACGATCCCACCGCGAAGCCAATTACTTATCTTACGGAAACTCCCGCACCGACTTCTTATAATTTTGTGAATCCAACAGCAAGCAAGTCGCCTCCGATGCTCACTGTTTTTATGGACAGGAATTTAGGGGCAGAAAGTAATGCTTTGGAATCAGGAAAAGCAAATGGTCTTCATTACCAGTGGGGAAGAAAAGATCCACTGCCTTTATTTCAGGAAGGGAATCCAAAAGTAATTTATACTTCCTCCGGTAACGGTACGAACTTGAAACCCGGGGATGCTTTTAAAGGAATGCTTCTTAGTTTTAATGAAACTGGTGCCGATGATTATCTGAATGCCCAAACCGTGGCTTACGAAAATTATGGATCTAAAAATGCCAGGAAACACAAAAAAGTAGCAGAAAATATACTTTATTCAGTTCAAAATCCTTTGCGTTTCTTATATCATTCGGGAACAGGAAAAATATATGATGGCGGAAATCATTACAGCAATGATTTAACGAAAGTAAGAGACTGGGTTTCAGATGAAAGAGCCGCTGCAGACAACCGATGGGGACACGCCGATAAAAAATCACCGTTCGATCCTTGCCCTGAAGGATGGCGGGTACCGGATGTTACTTTAACCAACCTTTATACAGGATCCAAAGGGAATTCCCCATGGTTCAACGGTTACCAGAAAGATGCCTATGGAAAAGCGGGCGTTATTCAGGATCAGTGGCACGATATCGCCAACTATTACTCCGGAACTGTTGCCGGAAATAACGGCTGGAAATTTGAAAATGCACTCTTCCCAATCGGAAATTTCCCGAAAGACGGAATTCGCGGCGAGCTTGGCGAAAATAAAATATCGTTTGACCGATCCGGCGTTTGGACTGCTTCTATGGCGGATTACAATACAGGATATGCCCTTGCGATGCAGTTTCAGGGAACAAAGATGCAAACCGGAACTGCCGTTTATCCACAGGCGGGAATGTCTGTTCGATGCGCCAAAGATGAAAAAAGATTGCTGGGAGTGCCGACCTCGCACGTTAATGGAGGAGCAGTCCTGAATTCGGAGGAAGTTGTAATTCCGACGGACAGCAAGCCTGTAGATCTGTATCCCAATCCATTTAAAGATCAATTTACAATTAACAGCAAAGACGCGCAGTTTGTCGAACTGTATGATCTAAGCGGTAAATTAGTATTGAAAACAAAAGTAGAAAATGGAAGTGTAATAGCCAGAAATTTACTGAACGGAATTTACATTGTTAAAATTATAATGAAGGATCAGTCTTTCATTACCAAGAAAATAATCAAGCAATAG